A window of Apium graveolens cultivar Ventura chromosome 8, ASM990537v1, whole genome shotgun sequence contains these coding sequences:
- the LOC141680839 gene encoding transcription factor DIVARICATA-like — MEGLFSNVPQQPNENDAYNSDGWTFKDNKLYENTMAEIEDYGSAAFFQRVAVVMPWKTMASIQLHHEILMEELNWIKSSKGEFEDIVIEETGDFDEIVLEDTMGEDEIIEQVNEQTHRPNKRGVPWTMEEHWAFMRGLEVCPKGDWKNISQFFVSSRTPTQVASHAQKFLKRMQKTKMKII; from the exons ATGGAGGGATTATTCTCTAATGTCCCTCAACAACCAAATGAGAATGATGCGTATAATAGTGATGGATGGACTTTTAAAGATAATAAGTTATATGAAAATACTATGGCAGAAATTGAAGACTATGGCTCAGCTGCATTTTTTCAAAGGGTGGCTGTTGTGATGCCATGGAAAACCATGGCATCCATTCAACTTCATCATGAGATTTTGATGGAGGAATTGAACTGGATCAAGTCATCTAAGGGTGAATTCGAAGATATTGTCATAGAGGAGACCGGTGATTTTGATGAGATTGTCCTAGAGGATACCATGGGGGAGGATGAAATAATAGAACAAGTTAACGAGCAGACCCACAGGCCAAATAAAAGAGGTGTCCCGTGGACAATGGAAGAACACTG GGCATTTATGAGGGGGTTAGAAGTATGCCCAAAAGGAGACTGGAAGAACATATCCCAGTTTTTCGTGTCTTCGAGGACTCCAACTCAGGTTGCAAGTCATGCTCAAAAATTCTTGAAGCGCATGCAGAAAacaaaaatgaaaattatttga
- the LOC141680840 gene encoding uncharacterized protein LOC141680840: protein MLKWAVELGQFDLEYCPRTAIKGQTLVDFILEFDFEVDDKAIVLAEPSSQRNSPGDKREELPHPWWILHAGIVLITPEGHRLMSAIHFKFYVTNNDAEYEALINGLKLALEVGVVNLIVRSDSELVVNQVNGGFQARGPQTELYMRCAQRLLETFGNARLKSVPREENSNADALAKMGSQMDSVQLGQIPLGIQEILSIPDVEVLQTQEIPRESWMTPFHKYIQTGAVPEDKLQARRLRY from the coding sequence ATGTTAAAATGGGCAGTAGAGTTAGGACAATTCGATTTGGAATATTGTCCTCGCACGGCAATCAAGGGACAGACATTGGTTGATTTCATACTTGAGTTTGATTTTGAAGTAGATGACAAAGCCATAGTTTTGGCAGAACCTTCCTCGCAAAGAAATTCACCCGGTGATAAGAGGGAGGAACTCCCCCATCCTTGGTGGATCTTACATGCAGGGATTGTCTTGATCACTCCGGAGGGGCACCGTTTGATGAGTGCTATCCATTTCAAATTTTACGTcaccaacaatgatgctgagtatgaagctTTGATCAACGGCCTGAAATTAGCTCTGGAGGTGGGGGTCGTGAATTTGATAGTTCGAAGTGACTCTGAGTTGGTTGTGAACCAAGTCAACGGAGGTTTCCAGGCCCGGGGACCACAGACGGAGTTGTACATGAGATGTGCGCAACGCCTATTGGAAACATTTGGAAATGCCAGGCTAAAAAGTGTTCCGCGAGAAGAAAATAGTAATGCGGATGCCTTGGCCAAGATGGGATCCCAGATGGACAGCGTCCAACTTGGACAAATCCCTTTGGGAATCCAGGAAATCCTGAGTATTCCGGATGTAGAGGTGTTACAAACACAAGAAATTCCGCGAGAAAGCTGGATGACTCCCTTTCATAAATATATTCAAACAGGAGCTGTACCTGAAGACAAACTACAAGCTCGACGCCTTCGATACTAG